One Deltaproteobacteria bacterium genomic window, GTCCGGCGGCAAGTGTCCGACACCGGAAATCTCTGTATGATATACGTGAGCGTTCAAGACGCGATCGGAATGAGGTGTGACAAAATCTTCAGCAGTATAGTAGTGACTCCGGACCGATTCGCATGCATGGGCGTGACCGATGTCAAAAGTGACCGCCGCTCCGCTTCCGCGGACCAGCTTCTCAAAAAGATGCGGCTTGCTGGTCCACCCCCAGGTCAGGTTTTCCAGGCAAATTCTCACTCTGCGCTCTGCACCGTATTGAACCAGACGTCGCAGGTTCTCTATGGTCGCTTCCCATGAAAGGGGTTCAGTCGAATCATGGCCGAGACCGATGTGAATCGTCAAATATTTTCCCTGCACCTTAGAAACAAGACGGATGATGCGATGGAAAATGCCTTCAGCCTTTTTTGCCTCCTTGGGGTCGTCGTGGCCCAGGTCTATCTGGTGAAAGGGGCAATGATAACGAACCTCAAACGTGTCAAGGGCCGATAGACTCTGCACCCAATTTGACTCTTCTGCAGGCGTGGCAGGAAGTGCGTCTGCGTCAAACGACCAGTCAATGCCAGAAAAACCGTGACTCAGGGCAAAGCTACGTAGAGTCTCAATGTCTGAAAAAAAGTTACATATGGCCAGTTTCGGTTTCATGGCACTGCTTGTCCCATGAGGATTTACTCCCAATTTTCTAAAAATATTACATTGGATGGGACAATAAAGCAAATAGGAAATATCTATGATAAGCAAAGAGACACAACAGGAAATATCTATGGAAGGAATGAGATGTCTGAACCCGCTTAAACCGTGCCTTTTTTACAGGAGCCCAGAACCTGAGCGGCTATCTCCAGGTGTTTTGGAATATGCCCCTTCGCATACGATTCCATGATCTTCTCGGCACAGGGCCGGGCGAAGGTCTCCATGTAGCTTTGAAGCTGTCGGTTGGTGTCATGCACCCTTCCGTCGCCTAGCCAGTAGTTTTTCGACAAAACGCAGCCCAACTGCTCCTTTCCTTCCTGCCACTCGAATCCGAGGATTTCTGAAATCCGGTCGCCCTCTGCGATATGGCGAAGAGGAAGCAGCAATCGAACACCAAAGCGCCTTGTCATGTCCTGATACATATCCAAGGCTTCGCGAGTCTGGTTTATCTTAATCGATTTGTCATGCCACTCCCGTTCCCCTGATATGATCGGCACACTGCCCAGTTTGAGCGCAAGGGGGATACGGATGCAGTGAAGATAAACATGGCAGCCGACACAGGGGGT contains:
- a CDS encoding TIM barrel protein, whose amino-acid sequence is MKPKLAICNFFSDIETLRSFALSHGFSGIDWSFDADALPATPAEESNWVQSLSALDTFEVRYHCPFHQIDLGHDDPKEAKKAEGIFHRIIRLVSKVQGKYLTIHIGLGHDSTEPLSWEATIENLRRLVQYGAERRVRICLENLTWGWTSKPHLFEKLVRGSGAAVTFDIGHAHACESVRSHYYTAEDFVTPHSDRVLNAHVYHTEISGVGHLPPDRLEDIEDRLNILRDIGCDWWVLEVRKTDGLLQTLKVVDEYLTQPEYPAKFSSQGPLPSLTSHG